A stretch of Oryza brachyantha chromosome 4, ObraRS2, whole genome shotgun sequence DNA encodes these proteins:
- the LOC102700331 gene encoding amino acid transporter AVT3B-like, producing the protein MGFHSREASSSSSRLDAAPLLPHHGHGGGAGGGGHHLSSQPKTFANLFIAVVGSGVLGLPYTFSRTGWVAGSILLLAVAALTYHCMMLLVACRRRLAYDHPKIASFGDLGAAVCGAAGRHVVDAMLVLSQASFCVGYLIFISNTMAHLCPIGDSSPSSPLLTAKAIFIWVMLPFQLGLNSIKTLTLLAPLSIFADVVDLGAMGVVLGQDVSSWLANKPPVFAFAGPTELLYGLGVAVYAFEGIGMVLPLEAEAADKRKFGGTLALSMAFIAVMYGLFGAMGYLAFGAATRDIITTNLGTGWLSVAVQLGLCINLFFTMPVMMNPVYEVAERLLCRKRFAWWLRWILVMVVGLMAMLVPNFADFLSLVGSSVCVLLGFVLPAAFHLKVFGAETGWTGLTGDVAVIVVGTALAVSGTWTSLAQIFSSSDL; encoded by the coding sequence ATGGGGTTCCACAGTAGGGAggcgagctcgtcgtcgtcgcggctggacgcggcgccgctgctgccgcaccatgggcacggcggcggcgccggcggcggggggcacCACCTGTCGTCGCAGCCCAAGACGTTCGCCAACTTGTTCATCGCGGTGGTCGGGTCGGGCGTGCTGGGGCTCCCCTACACCTTCTCCCGCACCGGCTGGGTGGCCGGGTCGATCCTTCTCCTCGCCGTGGCCGCGCTCACCTACCACTGCATGATGCTGCTCgtcgcctgccgccgccgcctcgcctacGACCACCCAAAGATCGCCTCTTTCGGGGATTTGGGCGCCGCCGTGTGCGGCGCTGCGGGGCGGCACGTCGTTGACGCCATGCTCGTGCTCAGCCAGGCTAGCTTTTGTGTCGGCTACCTCATCTTCATCTCCAACACCATGGCGCACCTTTGCCCGATTGGGGATTCGTccccctcgtcgccgctcctcaCGGCGAAGGCGATCTTCATCTGGGTCATGCTGCCGTTCCAGCTGGGGCTTAACTCCATCAAGACGCTGACGCTCCTCGCGCCGCTCAGCATCTTCGCCGACGTCGTCGATCTCGGCGCCATGGGCGTGGTCCTCGGCCAGGACGTGTCCTCCTGGCTCGCCAACAAGCCCCCCGTGTTCGCCTTCGCCGGACCCACGGAGCTCCTCTAcggcctcggcgtcgccgtctACGCCTTCGAGGGCATCGGCATGGTCCTCCCGCTggaggccgaggccgccgacAAGCGCAAGTTCGGTGGCACGCTCGCGCTGTCCATGGCGTTCATCGCCGTCATGTACGGGCTGTTCGGCGCCATGGGGTACCTCGCGTTCGGCGCGGCCACGCGGGACATAATCACCACCAACCTCGGCACCGGGTGGCTGTCCGTCGCCGTGCAGCTGGGGCTGTGCATCAACCTCTTCTTCACCATGCCGGTGATGATGAACCCAGTCTACGAGGTCGCCGAGCGTCTGCTCTGCCGCAAGCGCTTCGCCTGGTGGCTGCGCTGGATCCTCGTCATGGTCGTCGGGCTCATGGCCATGCTCGTGCCCAACTTCGCTGACTTCCTCTCGCTCGTCGGGAGCAGCGTCTGCGTCCTGCTCGGGTTCGTGCTGCCGGCGGCGTTCCACCTCAAGGTGTTTGGCGCCGAGACCGGGTGGACCGGGCTCACCGGTGACGTCGCTGTCATCGTCGTCGGGACTGCGCTTGCGGTGTCCGGGACATGGACATCGCTCGCACAGATCTTCAGTTCTTCCGATTTGTAG